In Rhodoferax koreense, a genomic segment contains:
- a CDS encoding efflux RND transporter permease subunit: protein MAQFFINRPIFAWVLSIIVMLAGLASIFKLPLEQYPNIAPPRVSINATYTGASAQTVEDSVTQVIEQQLKGLDNLLYMQGTSNSSGISRISITFNAGTNIDVAQMQVQNKLQQAMSRLPQAVQSRGVTVTKGGNDFLMVVSMFSADGSASAVDVGDYITSNLVDVISRIDGVGEVQTLGTGYAMRIWLDPDKLRKYALIPNDVNTALTAQNAQVSAGQLGALPATSGQQLNATITARSKLQTVEQFENVVLKATPEGAVVRLRDVARVELGAENLTVRSILSGKPGAGMGIVPADGANAVAVAEAVNAKLDELRPFFPNQLQTFVSYDTTPFVSASIEEVVKALVEAMLLVVLVMYIFLQNLRATLIPAIAVPVVLLGTFGVLSAAGYSINTLTMFGMVLAIGLLVDDAIVVVENVERVMSEEGLSPKEATQKSMAEITPALVGIALVLSAVFIPMAFFGGSTGVIYRQFSITIVSAMVLSVFVALTLTPALCATLLKPVAKGDHSPHHTPRRGLFGYVDRFFVKFNRGFDRSADRYQGAVRGIIHRGKRSLLVYAAVCVAMAVMFLRLPTSFLPDEDQGFVSVQITLPPGSSNARLQPVVSQVQDYFAKQSEVIAINVLTGQNGDQSSARAFVKLKPWEERPGKEHSAAAIARRSSKDLAAIRDARVFVQLPPAVRGLGANAGFNFFLKDINGLGHAALVQARDQAIKLLAERKEVTGVRSNNLEDTPEFAVNIDDARAGALSLTTNAIDTTLSTAMGGTYVNDFLNQGRVKRVYMQGDTEFRMLPSDIDRWSVRNTLGQMVPFSAFSSTRWSYGSPQLQRYNGSPAYEFVGDAAAGVSSGVAMAAVDDVMKQMPPGIGYEWTGASFQERLSGAQAPALYAISILFVFLCLAALYESWSVPFSVILVVPLGVVGALLFTGLRGLSNDVYFQVGLLTTVGLSSKNAILIVEFAKQLQEQGRSVLDATLMAVRLRLRPILMTSLAFGFGVLPLAIGTGAGAGGRQSIGTAVLGGMVVGTALGIFFVPLFFALIRGFLEKRKASPASPATLAEQGAH from the coding sequence ATGGCCCAGTTCTTCATCAACCGACCCATCTTCGCGTGGGTGCTGTCCATCATCGTCATGCTGGCCGGGCTGGCGTCGATCTTCAAGCTGCCGCTGGAGCAGTACCCCAACATCGCGCCGCCGCGCGTGTCCATCAACGCCACCTATACCGGCGCCTCGGCGCAGACGGTGGAAGACTCCGTCACGCAGGTCATCGAGCAGCAGTTGAAGGGCCTGGACAACCTGCTCTACATGCAGGGCACGAGCAATTCCTCGGGCATCTCGCGCATCTCCATCACCTTCAACGCCGGCACCAACATCGACGTGGCGCAGATGCAGGTGCAGAACAAGCTGCAGCAGGCGATGTCGCGGCTGCCGCAGGCGGTGCAGAGCCGCGGCGTCACCGTGACCAAAGGCGGCAACGACTTCCTGATGGTGGTGTCGATGTTCTCGGCCGACGGCAGTGCCTCGGCGGTGGACGTGGGCGACTACATCACCAGCAACCTGGTGGACGTGATCAGCCGCATCGACGGCGTGGGCGAGGTGCAGACCCTGGGCACCGGCTATGCCATGCGCATCTGGCTCGACCCGGACAAGCTGCGCAAGTACGCGCTGATCCCGAATGACGTGAACACCGCGCTCACCGCGCAGAACGCCCAGGTCTCTGCCGGCCAGCTCGGCGCCCTGCCGGCCACCAGCGGCCAGCAACTCAACGCCACCATCACCGCGCGCAGCAAGCTACAGACGGTGGAACAGTTTGAAAACGTGGTGCTCAAGGCCACGCCCGAGGGCGCGGTGGTGCGGCTGCGCGACGTGGCGCGCGTCGAGCTCGGCGCCGAAAACCTGACCGTGCGCTCCATCCTCAGCGGCAAGCCCGGGGCCGGCATGGGCATCGTCCCGGCCGACGGCGCCAATGCCGTGGCAGTGGCCGAGGCCGTGAACGCCAAGCTCGACGAGCTGCGGCCGTTCTTCCCCAACCAACTGCAAACCTTCGTGAGCTACGACACCACGCCCTTCGTGAGCGCCTCTATCGAGGAAGTGGTGAAGGCGCTGGTCGAGGCCATGCTGCTGGTGGTGCTGGTGATGTACATCTTCCTGCAAAACCTGCGCGCCACGCTGATCCCGGCCATCGCCGTGCCGGTGGTGCTGCTGGGCACCTTCGGCGTGTTGTCGGCGGCCGGTTACTCGATCAACACCCTCACCATGTTCGGCATGGTGCTGGCCATCGGCCTGCTGGTGGACGACGCCATCGTGGTGGTGGAAAACGTGGAACGCGTGATGAGCGAGGAAGGCCTGTCGCCCAAGGAGGCCACGCAGAAGTCGATGGCCGAGATCACCCCCGCGCTGGTCGGCATCGCGCTGGTGCTGTCGGCGGTGTTCATTCCGATGGCGTTCTTCGGCGGCTCGACCGGCGTGATTTACCGCCAGTTCTCGATCACCATCGTCTCGGCCATGGTGCTGTCGGTGTTCGTGGCGCTGACGCTCACCCCCGCGCTGTGCGCCACCTTGCTCAAGCCCGTGGCCAAGGGCGACCACTCGCCGCACCATACGCCACGCCGCGGCCTGTTCGGTTACGTGGACCGCTTCTTCGTGAAGTTCAACCGCGGCTTCGACCGCAGCGCCGACCGCTACCAGGGTGCGGTACGCGGCATCATCCATCGCGGCAAGCGCAGCCTGCTGGTCTACGCAGCGGTGTGCGTGGCGATGGCGGTGATGTTCCTGCGCCTGCCGACCTCGTTCCTGCCGGACGAAGACCAGGGCTTCGTCTCGGTGCAGATCACGCTGCCGCCAGGCTCGTCGAACGCACGGCTGCAGCCTGTGGTGAGCCAGGTGCAGGACTACTTCGCCAAGCAGTCCGAGGTGATCGCCATCAACGTGCTCACCGGCCAGAACGGCGACCAGAGCTCCGCGCGGGCCTTCGTCAAGCTCAAACCCTGGGAAGAGCGCCCCGGCAAGGAGCATTCGGCCGCCGCCATCGCGCGGCGCTCCAGCAAGGACCTGGCCGCCATCCGCGATGCGCGTGTCTTCGTGCAGTTACCGCCTGCCGTGCGTGGCCTGGGCGCGAACGCTGGCTTCAACTTCTTCCTGAAGGACATCAACGGCCTCGGCCACGCAGCGCTGGTGCAGGCGCGCGACCAGGCCATCAAGCTGCTCGCCGAACGCAAGGAAGTGACGGGCGTGCGCAGCAACAACCTGGAGGACACGCCCGAATTCGCGGTCAACATCGACGACGCACGCGCCGGCGCGCTGAGCCTGACGACCAATGCCATCGACACCACCCTGTCCACGGCCATGGGCGGCACCTACGTGAACGACTTCCTGAACCAGGGCCGGGTGAAACGCGTGTACATGCAGGGCGACACCGAGTTCCGCATGCTGCCCTCGGACATCGACCGCTGGAGCGTGCGCAATACGCTGGGCCAGATGGTGCCGTTCTCGGCCTTCTCCAGCACGCGATGGAGCTACGGCTCGCCGCAACTGCAGCGTTACAACGGCAGCCCGGCCTATGAGTTCGTGGGCGACGCGGCGGCCGGCGTGAGCTCGGGCGTGGCGATGGCCGCGGTGGATGACGTCATGAAACAGATGCCGCCGGGCATCGGCTACGAATGGACCGGCGCCTCGTTCCAGGAGCGGCTGTCCGGTGCGCAAGCCCCGGCCCTCTACGCGATCTCGATCCTGTTCGTCTTCCTGTGCCTGGCCGCGCTGTACGAAAGCTGGTCGGTGCCGTTCTCGGTGATCCTGGTGGTGCCGCTGGGGGTGGTGGGCGCGCTGCTGTTCACCGGGCTGCGCGGGCTGTCCAACGACGTCTACTTCCAGGTCGGCCTCCTGACCACGGTGGGGCTGTCATCGAAGAACGCGATCCTGATCGTGGAGTTCGCCAAGCAGCTGCAGGAACAGGGCAGGAGTGTGCTCGACGCCACGCTCATGGCGGTGCGGCTGCGGCTGCGGCCGATCCTGATGACCTCGCTGGCCTTCGGCTTCGGCGTGCTGCCGCTGGCTATCGGCACCGGCGCGGGCGCTGGTGGCCGACAGTCCATCGGCACCGCGGTGCTGGGCGGCATGGTGGTCGGCACGGCGCTCGGCATCTTCTTCGTGCCGCTGTTCTTCGCGCTGATCCGCGGCTTCCTCGAAAAACGCAAGGCCAGTCCAGCGAGTCCGGCGACGCTTGCGGAACAGGGAGCGCATTGA
- a CDS encoding SDR family oxidoreductase — MHKVTSSNQVAIVTGASRGIGAAIAQRLARDGFHVVVNYAGKAEEAAAVVRTIEATGRKAVAVQADVADADAVKRLFDSAVQAFGRIDVLVNNAGIMPSTLPMLADTDDATFDRLFAVNVKGTFNTLREAAGRLEQGGRIVNFSSSLVGTALPGYAVYAATKSAVETLTNIMAKELRGRNITVNAVAPGPTATALFLDGKTPELIERLSKANPMERLGTPDDIANAVSFLAGQDGAWVNGQTLRANGGMV; from the coding sequence ATGCACAAGGTCACTTCTTCCAATCAAGTCGCCATCGTCACCGGCGCCTCGCGCGGCATCGGCGCGGCCATCGCGCAGCGCCTGGCACGCGACGGCTTCCACGTGGTCGTGAACTATGCGGGCAAGGCCGAAGAAGCCGCCGCGGTGGTTCGAACGATCGAAGCCACCGGTCGCAAGGCCGTGGCCGTGCAGGCGGATGTGGCCGACGCGGACGCCGTCAAGCGCCTGTTCGACAGCGCCGTGCAGGCCTTTGGCCGCATCGACGTGCTGGTCAACAACGCGGGCATCATGCCCTCCACGCTGCCGATGCTCGCCGACACCGACGACGCCACCTTCGACCGGCTGTTCGCCGTGAACGTGAAGGGCACGTTCAACACGTTGCGCGAAGCCGCCGGCCGGCTGGAACAAGGTGGCCGCATCGTCAACTTCTCAAGCAGCCTGGTCGGGACGGCCTTGCCCGGTTACGCGGTCTATGCCGCGACCAAGAGTGCGGTCGAGACCTTGACCAACATCATGGCCAAGGAGTTGCGCGGCAGGAACATCACCGTCAACGCCGTGGCGCCTGGCCCGACGGCCACGGCCTTGTTCCTCGACGGCAAGACGCCCGAGCTCATCGAGCGCCTGTCCAAGGCCAATCCGATGGAACGCCTGGGCACGCCGGACGACATTGCGAATGCGGTGTCGTTCCTGGCGGGCCAGGATGGGGCCTGGGTCAATGGCCAGACGCTGCGCGCCAATGGCGGAATGGTCTGA
- a CDS encoding Bug family tripartite tricarboxylate transporter substrate binding protein: MQLRSLFKALAVSAACAMVPALASAQAYPTHPIKIIVPAPPGGAIDIIARIVGDKIGAAMGQPVIVDNRPGASNNLGTAVLAKSEPDGYTIGIVGGSHNINKFLFKNLGWDPEKSFEPIVYTHEVPLVFAIAPQIPAKTLPEFIAWMKANPNDAKVATSGRGSAQEMAAEMFRMASGVPMLLVPYKGSSAAHPDLLAGRTALYIDTISAIQSQVKAGNVRAVAVTTRKRALSLPDVPTADEQGLKGYDANTNGGFLAPAGTPKAIIAKLNAEINAALKLPDVRTKLEAAGIEIQGGTPQEYAALIKSDLVKWGKVVKEAGIQPD; encoded by the coding sequence ATGCAACTGAGATCCCTGTTCAAGGCCCTGGCCGTTTCTGCGGCCTGCGCCATGGTGCCGGCCCTGGCATCGGCCCAGGCCTACCCCACGCACCCCATCAAGATCATCGTGCCTGCCCCGCCGGGCGGTGCGATCGACATCATCGCGCGCATCGTCGGCGACAAGATCGGCGCGGCCATGGGGCAGCCCGTGATCGTTGACAACCGCCCCGGTGCGTCCAACAACCTCGGCACCGCGGTGCTCGCCAAGTCGGAGCCGGATGGCTACACCATCGGCATCGTCGGCGGCAGTCACAACATCAATAAGTTCCTGTTCAAGAACCTGGGCTGGGACCCGGAAAAAAGCTTCGAGCCGATCGTCTACACCCACGAGGTGCCGCTGGTCTTCGCCATCGCGCCGCAGATTCCCGCCAAGACACTGCCCGAGTTCATCGCCTGGATGAAGGCCAATCCGAACGATGCCAAGGTGGCTACCTCAGGCCGTGGCAGCGCCCAGGAGATGGCGGCCGAGATGTTCCGCATGGCCAGCGGCGTGCCGATGCTGCTCGTGCCCTACAAAGGCTCGTCCGCCGCGCATCCCGACCTGCTGGCCGGGCGCACCGCACTCTACATCGATACCATCAGCGCCATCCAGTCGCAGGTGAAGGCCGGCAACGTGCGCGCTGTCGCCGTGACGACCAGGAAGCGGGCCCTGTCGCTGCCCGACGTGCCGACCGCGGACGAACAAGGCCTCAAGGGTTACGACGCCAACACCAACGGCGGCTTCCTCGCGCCGGCCGGCACGCCCAAGGCCATCATCGCCAAGCTGAATGCCGAGATCAATGCCGCCCTGAAGCTGCCCGATGTGCGGACCAAGCTGGAAGCGGCCGGCATCGAGATCCAGGGCGGCACGCCGCAGGAATACGCCGCGCTGATCAAGTCCGACCTGGTCAAGTGGGGCAAGGTGGTCAAGGAGGCGGGTATCCAGCCGGATTGA
- a CDS encoding efflux transporter outer membrane subunit, with translation MLRLTRSFALAAMPLAMLSGCMNLAPSYQQPAAPVPAAWTSPLPPTGTASPLQTGWRDFFIDERLRGVVALALANNRDLRVAALNIDRAQAQYGIAQSAWLPTVNGGVGGSRTRTPGSTAASGQSRIATQYNANLALTSYEIDLFGRVRNLSDAALQTFFATQETQRSTQISLVASVAGAWLQLAANMQRLQLARGTLASQQSSYDLVEKAHALGAQSGLALAQARSTVETARADAANFDSVVEQNRNALALLVGAMPPPELLPSTETLMSAQPSAQLLAPPADLPSSVLQQRPDVLAAEHALQASNVNIGAARAAFYPRITLTAAAGFSSSSLSTLFEGTNKAWNFAPSISIPLFDGGVNRANLRVAEVQRDIQIATYEKTLQTAFREVADVLAERRTLAERLAAQQALVAATTRSYELSQALFRSGGGSYLDVLDAQRSLYTSQQSLIGLLLTEQSNRLTLYKVLGGGWSEASIDG, from the coding sequence ATGCTCCGCCTGACACGATCCTTTGCCCTGGCGGCCATGCCGCTGGCCATGCTGTCCGGCTGCATGAACCTCGCGCCGAGCTACCAGCAGCCCGCGGCACCCGTGCCCGCGGCCTGGACTTCGCCTCTCCCGCCGACCGGCACCGCTTCGCCGCTGCAGACCGGCTGGCGCGATTTCTTCATCGACGAACGGCTGCGCGGCGTGGTGGCGCTGGCGCTGGCCAACAACCGCGACCTGCGCGTGGCCGCGCTCAACATCGACCGCGCACAGGCGCAGTACGGCATCGCGCAGTCGGCCTGGTTGCCGACCGTCAACGGGGGCGTGGGCGGCAGCCGCACCCGCACACCGGGCAGCACGGCGGCCAGCGGACAGTCGCGCATCGCCACGCAATACAACGCCAACTTGGCGCTCACCAGCTACGAGATCGACCTGTTCGGCCGGGTGCGCAACCTGAGCGACGCCGCGCTGCAGACTTTTTTCGCCACCCAGGAAACCCAGCGCAGCACGCAGATCAGCCTGGTGGCCTCGGTGGCCGGCGCCTGGCTGCAACTGGCGGCGAACATGCAGCGCCTGCAACTCGCGCGCGGCACGCTGGCCAGCCAGCAAAGCTCCTACGACCTGGTGGAGAAAGCCCATGCGCTCGGGGCCCAGTCCGGCCTGGCGCTGGCCCAGGCCCGCAGCACGGTGGAGACGGCGCGGGCCGACGCCGCCAACTTCGACAGCGTGGTCGAGCAGAACCGCAATGCGCTGGCCTTGCTGGTCGGCGCCATGCCGCCGCCCGAACTGCTGCCGTCGACCGAGACGCTGATGTCCGCCCAGCCCTCGGCGCAATTGCTCGCACCGCCAGCCGATCTGCCCTCCAGCGTGCTGCAGCAGCGGCCCGACGTGCTGGCCGCCGAACATGCGCTGCAGGCCAGCAACGTGAACATCGGCGCGGCACGTGCGGCCTTCTATCCACGCATCACGCTGACGGCGGCGGCGGGCTTCTCGAGCAGTTCGCTGTCCACGCTCTTCGAGGGCACAAACAAGGCCTGGAACTTCGCGCCATCGATCAGCATCCCGCTGTTCGACGGCGGTGTGAACCGCGCCAACCTGCGCGTGGCCGAGGTGCAGCGCGACATCCAGATCGCCACCTACGAAAAGACACTGCAGACCGCGTTCCGCGAGGTGGCCGACGTCCTGGCCGAGCGCCGCACCCTGGCCGAGCGGCTGGCCGCGCAGCAGGCGCTGGTGGCCGCCACCACGCGCAGCTACGAACTGTCGCAGGCGCTCTTCCGCAGCGGCGGCGGCAGCTACCTCGACGTGCTGGATGCGCAGCGTTCGTTGTACACCTCGCAACAGTCGCTGATCGGTCTGCTGCTCACCGAGCAGTCGAACCGGTTGACGCTGTACAAGGTGCTCGGTGGCGGCTGGAGCGAAGCGAGCATCGACGGCTGA
- a CDS encoding LysR family transcriptional regulator has protein sequence MERFQAMRLFTRIVELGSFTKAADDLQLPRATVTLGMQELERRLGTRLLHRTTRHVSTTPDGEAYYERCQRLLSDLEETEAVFDKAGGPPRGKLRVNLQGTLAKHFVLPVIGDFFARYPAIELEIGLGDRDVDLVREAVDCVLRAGQLRDSSLVARRVASLQQVTCASREYLARHGTPDTVEALRGHRAVSFLSQRTGKPMPFDFIVEGATKSVQLRGVVAVSDADAYHACCAAHLGLIQLPRYHIAPMLADGRLCEVLADFRPEPMTVSVLYPHNRQLSPRVRVFVDWLAEVMERAS, from the coding sequence ATGGAGCGTTTCCAGGCCATGCGGCTGTTCACCCGCATCGTCGAACTCGGCAGCTTCACCAAGGCCGCCGACGATCTGCAATTGCCACGCGCGACCGTCACGCTGGGCATGCAGGAACTCGAACGACGTCTGGGCACGCGGCTGCTGCATCGCACCACCCGCCATGTCAGCACCACGCCCGATGGCGAGGCTTACTACGAGCGGTGTCAACGCCTGCTGAGCGACCTGGAGGAAACCGAGGCTGTCTTCGACAAGGCCGGCGGTCCACCGCGCGGCAAGCTGCGCGTGAACCTGCAGGGCACGCTGGCCAAACATTTCGTGCTGCCGGTGATCGGCGACTTCTTCGCGCGCTACCCCGCGATCGAACTCGAGATCGGCCTGGGCGACCGCGATGTGGACCTGGTGCGCGAGGCGGTGGACTGTGTGCTGCGTGCCGGCCAGCTGCGCGACTCCAGCCTGGTGGCGCGGCGCGTGGCATCGCTGCAGCAGGTCACCTGCGCCAGCCGTGAATACCTCGCCCGGCACGGCACGCCCGACACGGTAGAGGCGCTGCGCGGCCACCGGGCGGTGAGCTTCCTGTCGCAGCGCACCGGCAAGCCGATGCCGTTCGATTTCATCGTCGAGGGTGCCACCAAAAGCGTTCAGCTCAGGGGCGTGGTGGCGGTCAGCGACGCCGACGCCTACCACGCTTGCTGCGCGGCGCACCTGGGACTCATCCAGTTGCCGAGGTACCACATCGCACCGATGCTCGCCGATGGCCGGCTGTGCGAAGTGCTGGCCGACTTCCGGCCCGAGCCGATGACGGTCTCGGTCCTATACCCCCACAACCGGCAACTCTCGCCGCGTGTGCGGGTCTTCGTGGATTGGCTGGCCGAGGTGATGGAACGGGCGAGCTAG